The region tggagggCGTACGGAGAGAGATTAGTCTCAATATTATTCAGAAATGTCTGCATCATGACCCATAAATAAGAGACAAGTCACAAATGTGCTTCACTATCCGCAAACAAATATCTCTCAACGGGTCTTGtaaattgaaatgaatgtgcTCTGATTTCTACAAATGCATACAGATTtgtgaatacatattttcccTCTTGCACAAATACCTCATACTTTGTAtctgaaaaccaaaaacatgttttcaatttccgcatgtgtttttttgaaaTAGAACATTCTCAAATGTTAAATTGGCTCGCAAAGTGTTGAATCAGCATTTGCGCATTCAGTGACTTAAGTTTcttagtttcctttttttatttttttgatattaaGACTATTCTCTCTCCATAAGGGCGGGGCTTAACAGAGAGGAGGTGGCAGAACAATCCCCAACATGAGTTCAACCAGAAGCTACTTACAGTCCAATGAAAAACACCATGAATTTTCCACTCTTCCTCCCAGAGGAAACATTGGGAATTCAACAACTAATAACCACCACACAAGGGAGCCTTTCACAGATATAGTGTTTTAAAACCCTATGCAAAGGGATAAGAGTTTATATGAAACCCAACCTGGTGAGGAGAGTGGATAgagtcagccattttgagccGTTTCGTCCTGCTTACCTAGCGCTCGAGCCACGGCCAGGAAGGGGATCTGGTCGATGACGGTGCTCCTCCTGACTGGGCCATTGTGAGTCAGCCTGGGTCTCTTCCACACCACACGGTTCACTCCCGATTTCTTCATCACACTGGAGATGGTCAGTACAGGGCGAAAACAAGGCAGGCAGTCAGCAACATAGATTAGCCAAGACACCAGATTAGCTGCCTGTTCTACGCAATATCCAGCATTGCATCCTGCACAGAAAATCAGGCCCTTGATAGTTCattttttagaataaaaaaatctaaatctatTTACATACCACACTTAACAAAACATTTGTCACAATATAATTAACAGCGTAGCTCAGCCTAAAAAAGCAAGTCTAGAGGCAACAGTGGCGAGGAAatgagctgctgggtggctcatcctgttaaggcactgctctagTCTATGGATGGGCCTCATAGTCTCATATGGAATCCAGATCAtaccagtgctgactgtggctggcagtcCTACAAGACGACACAATTGGCTGTCACCAAGGGATGGGAGTGTTTCAGTTGgttaaaatgacagcacttcATTGCTCACTAGCAACCCTCAGCTGGTCAATCAGGTGCCTGCAAGCTGacgtgtgtatatacagtactggcacaaattacaGAAACAATGCGCTTAAAGAAAAGATTAGTACGGTCAAAACTTCTATCTGTACGAATGTTTgtccataaaaatgtattcaaacgGTTATCTTCTTGACCACGAGTGGTAATGACATTATGTGACCAACAGTAATTTGAAACaaagtatgcaaaaaaaaattatttcttcgCATGAATATGATCGTTTTATGCAGGAAAAATactaaacaaagaaatacatattCAAGTGCAAGGATAATTACTCGCTTAACACACAAATGCTAactatttcttcatttttgttttatgttgatattacatttactgcatattacatttattttgccaaaaAGAGAAACTGTTGAAAAATGATGGACTAATCGTCACACTGGTTTATAAATGCAGcttttccataatttgtgccagtactgcaTATGCATATGATATGGTTTAAGAGCTTGTGCACAGCCTCTCACCTGCCCCCCAGGCCCTCGATGCGATGCCTCTCCTGGGGGAGCTCAGGCTTGTGGTCCTGCGTGACCTCCACGGCCTGGACGGACCGCTCGGTGGGAGGGTCCCGCACCCCGAGCACCACCGCGGAGTCCCCAACGTGGGCCACGAACATGCAGTCCCCCCGGATCACCACCACGCTGGCCGTGGTGCCCGAGGTGCTGGGGAGGCCCATGAGGGTCTTGGGCCACTCAGCTACACGGGGAGGAAAGACAGGCTTCAGAGGGAGCACGCCGCACTCCCGCCTCACACTTCTCACTCAACGCACGACATTCACATTTACGCCTGCGGGAACCTGCCAGGAGGGATTAAAGTTGAAGTATCCACTCTTTGCTTTGGTCCTCTTAAAGGCCGACGAATGATTTCAAAAATAGAAGACGCATACCAGACAAAAACATCTAGGAATAAGCTTTACCAGGACTATGtcaaaaaatatgattaaagTTGCATAACGTACAGTAAAACATAGCATGCAGTTATCTAATGAGCAATTACAGGGAATTGACTGTACAGTAAATTTCTTCTGAAGCTTTCAGTCAACTGGATGTTTCTGTCTAAACTAGCTATGCTCAAAGCATTAGCGTAaatgagaggggaaaaacacGGCAGCACTGTACACTGCCATTCAAGAAATAAttacctgtgacatcacttctgGAACAAGGGCAGTCCATGTGAAAAAACAGTATGCTGAAGTACACCATTTTATGCTTAAAACGCTTtaagtataattaaagtttatatCACATCAGTGCATGCTTAGTAcactattttttcacatgggagaTGCCATCCATAGTAGAGTATTAGGATACAATTTCGATGAGTCAGCATGCTGAGGCTATGCATCAGTGTGGTCGGGTCATACTTTAGAGGGTCACACATGTTATGCCAAAGAGCACTACAGGATCTAGGCTATGCCAGCTGAGCTTCCCCAAAAACGCACCACCTAATGCGTGGTCCGGCATCTGCAAATGTGCCAGAGTGATTCGCTAAAACAGACTTGGCCAGAGAGCTTCTGGTTCACATCCCAGATGGTAGAATGTCGTTGTGCCTTTAAGAAATCCACTTAAcataaattgcttcagtaagtATCCAGCTGgattataatgtataatgtgaGAGATGTAAGCCACCAGGTTAAAGGGAAGTGCAAAGCAAGCAAACAGTAAGCCCCCTTTTCCTTAGCAAATGAGACACCAGAGTACTACAGCATTTGAAACCAAACACAGGTCCAAACATTCAGGATCTTTCACCACAGATTCTTTAAATTTACAGATACTCAGCTACTACAAGAACTGCCAATGTAAAGGAAACAGCAATTATGATAACCCTCTCTGTGAAGTCTGCAGTGGACTCTTCTTTGTCTTGTATCTTGAACCAATGCATGGACATCACAGTCAAGGAGTAGGTGCTTTCAAATACAGATGCCCCTAGCTGATGATGTTTGTCCCTCAGACTTCCATGCCAATATAACCTTAGCCACTGTTCCTCATGAAACGTCAGCAAGTTCAGCAGTCTTTGTCACTGAAGCCCACCTTTGTGGAAGCAACTGCTTCCAATATACTTTGCATCCCTCATTTATTTAAGTGTTTCCTTTACTTTGACGGTTTCTTGTATGATCATTATTGCCCTTAGCCTTTTGCCACATCATTTGCCAACTGAGGGGTGGCAATTTTACTCTTTAGCAAAGTGTCTAAATCTAAATGCTTCTTTACATATTTATCTCCATGAGAGTGCAtagtatatatttatgtgtatgcatttttttaaataaagtcataTATAAGGCAcaccagaaaaataaataaataaaataatgtaaacaacATAGCATAATGTAGTAGTATCTATTTAGCTCCTACTTAAACTTGGCTGTTACATAACTTAGGCCCTACATTAATCCTACTAACCTTACAAAAATGCAGTACAAATAATTTCTACTTCATGAGTACTGCAAGTGAAGTAGTTAAATTGCATTATAACTGCAGCAAtactgcaataaaaaacaagTACACCCAAAATATTGCATACTACTGCAGTGATACCACAATAACAACAATCATTACAACTACAGTTGAACGGCAGTTATTTTATAAGGGTAGTATTTAGCTAAATATACACATAACCTTATTCAGCTAAAATTActggacattttgttttgtgtcatttaatTTTTGGGTAATAGAGTCAGGAGATGCTGATCGAAATCACTCTGGAATAGTGTGTCCATATATCACCATTTCTGTTAGCAttaaacgtaaaaaaaaaaaaaaatttaaaaaattaaataatacgACTGAACACCATGTACAACAGGAATGCCACACGTCAGTAAATATTCAGAGGAATGGAAAGAACGTGGGGGAAACGATGTTTAGTGAATAAACACTGCCAATGTCAAAAACAACTACTCCAAATTCAGAAATTCGACGTGCAGCGTGTTTTCCTACAGTCTATAGTTTCGGCCCGGTTCACGTTCCAGTTTCGTTTTCTTAAGGTTTCTGCCTTCAGTTCAGCATCACTGCCAAATAGCATTATTTACGCCACGCTTTGCCTCGACTGCTGGACTGCGGAGTAAATGATGAAACGCCCTATCTACGCTCTGattggatgatttttttttgtacttaaGTAGACCCACTCAATTGGTTCAGGCAGTTGTCCATCTAATCAACCCAACCAGGAAGAGCTTGTTTTGATATGGTAGCAAAAGCCAAAACAGGGTGCCACCTAAATGCGTAAATTGTTGTCTTAATGAAATTGTCAATTGGTTAAAACTGTCCTTTatcataaaaacatattttaataatttcactATTGCCAATGTGAACCACTGTAGAAATGTCAAGCACGACACCACAGGAATTGAGTGCATAGTAGTCTACAAGCAGAACTGTCAGTGCTGGGGGATGAGAAAGATCGTTGGGCATTTTTTTCCGCCAGTTTTCTTCTGGCGCCCAATTTTAAAACATCACTTGTTACATCGGATACTTACAGCTGAAATGCAGCACAATAATGGGTAGCTGAGGGGTGCAAGGCAGCAATGCACTGACTGGATATTTGGCTGTCGATACCCTACGCAAAAATAATCTTGCTCGCTTGTTTTGGACCGACATTTTCTCCTACTGTAATTTTGCCAACACACGTATTGACCTTCAAGTATAAGCGCGAACCATTCCAGCATTCCAAACTGCACAAAGGACCATTTCTAATAGGCAAATATTGTATATCACTAATATTGTGTTTTACTGCAAGTCATCTGCAAATATGCGAGAAAATATGCGTAATGCATGTGTATTTACAAGTACACactacaaaacaaacagaacatgtCTCTTCCCATAGTTCTACAAACTCACTTACGCAGCTTTTTCCACATTGCATGGTGGCAAGCAACGAATCCTTTGCGGATTGCTGCGCATACTTCATCGTAATCCTTGGACCAAAACCCACGTTGTTTCTTAATGAACTCCCACAGATGATCCCTAGCGAAAAGCGCCGCTTCTCGGCCCCCGTGGCCATCAAACACGGCGAAGAAAGCCACAGATCTCCGAGGTCGAGTCTTGACATCCAGCACCGGTTCTGCTGCAACAATGCAACCACTTTTGTGTTCTTCCGTTTGCATCCATGAAATAGTGGCGGGCAAAGGACAACTAGTAACATTTATCGGAGTCCGATTTTCTAGCCTGTTTTCTGGCGTGTAGTTGGCATAGTCACAGATGTCCAGTTTTGTCTCCGCGGTTCCGACCGGATCAAGCTCCTCGTCACTGGGCTCTTGCTCTACTACAACCTCGGTAACATCTTCCATATATTTCCTACCTCCCTGGTCTGAAAATACACTCACTCGTACCGATAATGTGTTTTCCATGGCTATGACAGCCCCTGCTGTAAACGATAATGCGTAGATGCAAAGCTAGTTTTGCCAAGTAAAATGTGTACCTCTCTCttttcgtcttttgtttattttctacgCTTCCCAAACGTGCCCAGGAACGTCCTGACGTCAGAGCTATAGCAACTGGGAAGCCAGGGTCAGTGTTTAGTAAGGGTTGGCCCATAAACTGTGGGTTGGCCACACAAATGTTTTGCTCGATGAACGCCACAGGGATAGGGGCGTGGCATAGAGTTTTGGGCATATTTTATGGATCGTGATTGGATATCATTCGTGACCACCTGCGATGTTCTGATATCatggaaaggaggggaggagaggaggaaaggggaGAACGAGGAGGTGTGAAGAAGCTTGGGACAGTATGGGTGTGCcccattacttttcactcctcacctcctttccccCATTCTCCCACAAGAAGTAtgtggagaaaaggagggaggaggggagctTGAAGCCACTTCGTCAGTACAGTTCTATGCACTTCGCTTGTCTCCTCCAGAATTAGGACACAGGAGGATACAAATAGTTTTccggggtgaggaggaggagacgaaGAGGTTGCAGAGGAATGGAgtacacattttttgtgtattgGGACGCACCCAATGTATCCTTTGCTGAGAGGAGATGAGGAGCCGAGTTTGAATCCACTTTGCTTGCCTCCTCCAATATTGAGattttggagggagggaggacacaaagatcgGTTTCTGGGTCATGGAGGAGACAAGTTGGTTGTGGAAAATTATGTATTATAATTAAAGATCAGGAACAATACAGACAAGCCCAGGAGATTGATATTAAACGgaataaaatcaaaagaaaagaaagaaaaagaatcaCAGAAATACTTTTAAAAGAGTACATACATTTATAGTTTTTACAGCTTTTGAATTGGAGGAAAACTCAATAGAATTAAATCACTGTTCTGTTTccttaataaaaacagaaaacaggtctCTTGTTTGAAAACTTACATTTATGTATATGGTATTTCACTAAAATAAtaagatatataaaatataattgtttCTTGAATATCTTATCACAATCAAAGAACTCAATGGTACATTTTTGTAATACCGACTAAAATCTGAATATGTGTGGTTAATAATATATGCAAATAGCTTTTGCCAAAACTTTCTATATTGAGAGTGATACCAAAAAATATGAAGTACTGTCTCAGGATGTATATCTCAAAAGGAACAATTCACATTGATATCAGCCTTCAATTTCTTCATAAAGTGCTTGGCAGGGTAGCACTTATGAATAATCTTAAATGAAAATTCTCTAACTTTATTTGTTACGTATTGTTAAGTATTTGTATGGCAACATCCAtacttttttccagaaaattccACAAACCAAGTTATTCAAGTATGAAATAAGAATCTAATAGCTCTGTTGTTCTTTAagttttcagaaaaacacatttgaccAATAAAAGAACCAGCAGGATCAATCTCAAGCACTACATCAGTGTGAGGTACCCCTCTAAGCAGAGTTACAGCAGCATTAGGTAGGTATAGCACCAATCGCATTTAAAAATTCTCTTGGAAAAACATGTGATCAACATGCCTTGTGGATTAATCAGCTGATTCataagaataatatttttatcataccaatgttttttttaaaaatggtcttATTCTTAAACAAAAAGTCACTGTTATTCCAAAAAACTTATTTATGTGGATAAAAATTATAAATCATGGACCAGGCCAATGAAGCCTGTCTATGAAAGGCTGACAGATTAGCCGGAATTTTACATTATAATTATACATCAAATGAAGTTCTACATCGAGATACAATTTCTTAGAAATGTAATccagtttattttaaagttatagttgaggttaaaaaaagcaatacaatTACGTccattttcataattattgGTAATAACAAATTTTGTAATACAGTGTACAATTTTTCCACAGGATATAAAACAATAACTTATCAATAGCTTTGGTGATGGTTTTATCTCGTGCctacttgtttaattattgcttgtattattttcatagactgctttgctgctgcttttgtttgtgttgatcagattaacctacaaggtccaagttaaactacgcggtcgctccctgcacttggaactgtacttccctctagggttttcaacacacttgtccctggttacggttatacactttgttgtacatagctctggataagagcgtctgccaaatgcctgtaatgtaatgtaatgtattatcaATGTGCCATAAGAAGAATAAGTGACACATGAGATTCCCTCTGCCTTGgtttgaaaaagtaatttgctCTGCGTTACATCTCTTGGTAATCACTGATTGAgcctcttttttgttttgtccatgATGGGATCATGGACAAAACAATCAAAGCAATCACCTTTTGATCTTTGGAAACAATAACACCCAAATAAGAGACTTTGTCTTTTATTGGTATATTACAGATAGAAGGCAAACTAGACTTTTTCAGGACCAGAGGCCATAGAAAAGGTACTAATTACATCTATAGCTGTTTGGATCTGAtcaggagtttttcaaagcaaagTTGTGTCATCTTAAGTTGACTTGTgtttgtaatctcggctacattgataaagagggcctggccctcaattgtacctccgagaatttaaataaaggttctgactgactgactgactgacttatAATCAATTCCCTCCCAGCAATAGTAATTCCTTATATAGTACTAGTTCtaatatgtactgtacacaaataTGTTGGGTAACACGTAGgaaaagataagaaaaaataGCACAACTTTgccttttttactttttagatCAAATCTTCGAGAGCGACCACATTCTAATTTAACTGAACCCTTACAGTTAGTGTGTTTTAACAGCATAACAGAAATAATTTCCAAACCTGAATTTTTCTAAAGAAAATTGAATAAATTGATGTTCAATAGtatatgttttgtaaaaatagaGGAACAGAATAGGCTGTCATCAGTGACAAGCTCAGAATAATCAAATTGATCCAATCCAAGcgaatattattgaaaatgtgcAATTATGTGTAAATTATTATATGCAAATCCGGACTGATTTTCATCAATATTGTATTCAAAACcaacttatttttttccagaataataataattattataataatatgaataataggtttataacaacaacaacaacatcaataataataataataattattattattattattatttgacataTTATTAATGCATGGGCCGCTGTTGTTCAGAACAGGCGAGCAACGTCCTCCGCAACAGCAGAGAGCGTAACGTCATTACGTCAACTGGCACTGATGATGAAAATTGGGGAAAACAGGGGGGTGAAGAGGATTGGGTATACGGGGCTGTGGAGCAAATATGAAATGACGGTCAACGGTGTATTCGTGTTTGTATCTAAACATATTCATCGGGTTGCCCCTGTGTTGTAACCGGGAGGTAACTATATGTGGAGATACAAAGACAGCGATTTTAACTTGGcaacgtagctagctagctacgcaAGGACAGAAAGGAGGGGGCTGGTgcaaggtagctagctagctagttggctagctagatcagaaaaggaaaacaatatggCCGCAGTGGAGCTCGAATGGATCCCAGAGACACTGTATAACACTGCTATTTCTGCCGTGGTGGACAATTACAGCCGATCGCGAAGGGATATCCGTTCCCTTCCAGAAAATATACAGTTTGATGTGTACTACAAGGTAAGAAAAGAACATAAATTTGAGTTTTAGTAGGCTAGCTGCAGGCCATACCCAGTTAGCTAActatccagctagctaactagctacgTGACAGGCTGTAGTGTGTTAGTGGTTGACGTTAGCTTTCTTGCtaggtagctaacattagcagcTGCCTAACTGGTTTGGTCCCCCGGGCCTCGTCTTTGCAAGataataatgttacattttgtatgttttactTAAACGTCTGCACTACAACATGCGAAAATCGCGTGTCTGTATTTCTTATGTAGACCATTATGTCAATATGTATACTAATAGTTACTAACTTACTAGGTTGATGTCACATACGACTGCTAGCTATTGCTGCATAACTTCGCGCAAGCCAGACCGCTAACTTACCTATCCACATCTTGGCAACATATAACTACTAAGCGCTTTTATTCGTTCGTTGCTGGATAGATTGTCCCTAGCTGGACAGGGTAGCACGTCGCACGTCAATATTACAACACTGATGAATAGTGTTAGTTTCCATGAACGTGGACGTTACATGAATGCCCACTGTGTTTTTTCGTTAGCTAGATACTCGGTTAGCTAACATTTGCAAATTAGCTAGGTCGCTgtcactagctagctacagaTTTAGCGTAAGTAGTTACGTTGCCTGAATTCGCATCAAACTATTTGTAGCCAGGCAACGGTAGATATTTAGCTATGCCAGCAGAAGCGAATTCTTACATGGATAATAGCGTAGTT is a window of Anguilla rostrata isolate EN2019 chromosome 9, ASM1855537v3, whole genome shotgun sequence DNA encoding:
- the LOC135262809 gene encoding protein phosphatase 1D-like isoform X2, whose amino-acid sequence is MENTLSVRVSVFSDQGGRKYMEDVTEVVVEQEPSDEELDPVGTAETKLDICDYANYTPENRLENRTPINVTSCPLPATISWMQTEEHKSGCIVAAEPVLDVKTRPRRSVAFFAVFDGHGGREAALFARDHLWEFIKKQRGFWSKDYDEVCAAIRKGFVACHHAMWKKLPEWPKTLMGLPSTSGTTASVVVIRGDCMFVAHVGDSAVVLGVRDPPTERSVQAVEVTQDHKPELPQERHRIEGLGGSVMKKSGVNRVVWKRPRLTHNGPVRRSTVIDQIPFLAVARALGDLWSYDFYSGEFVVSPVPDTSVVRLDPRRHRYIILGSDGLWNMVSPQDAVSLCQDHDEALAPFGVSSACHLVTHALLRWRQRMLRADNTSVIVVSLQQAGGPAVPLHREEVMFNLAEGPQYGADSGSRSSTPIIETPDLEVPSPACELLPALRRHDCLFGPGSYDLSDPAADRGTQLGAGAPLPRCKRTPEAPQSPGGPAGKRPRRGLPSPAAPRRRNAERLSARRGGKGHEPNRDVPALLQQHRKATVCVC
- the LOC135262809 gene encoding protein phosphatase 1D-like isoform X1, coding for MENTLSVRVSVFSDQGGRKYMEDVTEVVVEQEPSDEELDPVGTAETKLDICDYANYTPENRLENRTPINVTSCPLPATISWMQTEEHKSGCIVAAEPVLDVKTRPRRSVAFFAVFDGHGGREAALFARDHLWEFIKKQRGFWSKDYDEVCAAIRKGFVACHHAMWKKLPEWPKTLMGLPSTSGTTASVVVIRGDCMFVAHVGDSAVVLGVRDPPTERSVQAVEVTQDHKPELPQERHRIEGLGGSVMKKSGVNRVVWKRPRLTHNGPVRRSTVIDQIPFLAVARALGDLWSYDFYSGEFVVSPVPDTSVVRLDPRRHRYIILGSDGLWNMVSPQDAVSLCQDHDEALAPFGVSSACHLVTHALLRWRQRMLRADNTSVIVVSLQQAGGPAVPLHREEVMFNLAEGPQYGADSGSRSSTPIIEQTPDLEVPSPACELLPALRRHDCLFGPGSYDLSDPAADRGTQLGAGAPLPRCKRTPEAPQSPGGPAGKRPRRGLPSPAAPRRRNAERLSARRGGKGHEPNRDVPALLQQHRKATVCVC